One Bradyrhizobium sp. CCGB12 genomic window carries:
- a CDS encoding RecQ family ATP-dependent DNA helicase, with protein sequence MTGAVEGDWRKVREGILRRDKFKCVECETPCSRGDADIHHLLPRSAGGTDEPSNLVTLCDGCHAAHHPKLAAGLGRRAIERWAVRLARWLDRRGEVPEEGQNFGPALRLFGLDRFRDGQLAVIQAALAGRSILVVSPTGFGKTLCFQLPAVLRRQVSVVVSPLKALMGEQVSALLRRKIPSSFINSDIDVDEKRLRYRLLASDHIKLLYAAPERFFVRNLNEQQLLRSLRPAFLVIDEAHCVDQWGVDFRPEYGRLKEVREALGSPPVLAFTATAGQDMQERILKSLGIPDAQVFVRGVDRPNIALCRWSVAVDERPGVIAQLCRVRMPSRGKVMIFVPTRKIGEALQKHLSEQGLRTPFYHSQLGDAWKREQLLKRFSGESRPEVDRIICTSAFGMGLDIKNVRLVIHWQHPSSIEDYLQEFGRAGRDGKASVAVLLHDRSNTRRGIGLLQFMADRAVGNAQLSPAEALAASNHKATQIDRMARLTTCQGCFREALVGYFTGPRRAVRRSFSTWLLELVFADRGVRQQRADCCDSCQQRLISRQGPLAFVSKVLCD encoded by the coding sequence TTGACGGGAGCAGTCGAGGGAGATTGGCGCAAGGTTAGAGAGGGCATCCTTCGGCGCGACAAATTTAAATGCGTCGAATGCGAGACGCCATGCAGCCGCGGTGACGCTGACATTCATCATCTCCTTCCACGATCGGCCGGTGGTACCGATGAACCTTCAAACTTGGTGACGCTGTGCGACGGCTGTCATGCGGCACATCATCCCAAACTTGCTGCCGGACTAGGTCGCCGCGCCATCGAACGGTGGGCCGTGAGACTGGCCCGATGGCTCGATCGCCGGGGTGAGGTCCCCGAGGAGGGTCAGAACTTCGGGCCGGCGCTCCGGTTATTCGGCTTAGATCGCTTTCGGGACGGTCAGCTGGCGGTCATCCAAGCAGCCCTTGCGGGTCGATCGATTCTGGTTGTCAGCCCGACGGGTTTTGGCAAGACGCTGTGCTTTCAATTGCCGGCAGTTTTGCGACGGCAGGTCAGCGTGGTCGTGTCTCCCTTGAAAGCGCTCATGGGCGAGCAGGTCTCCGCGTTGCTGAGGCGCAAGATTCCATCCAGCTTTATCAACAGTGACATTGACGTGGATGAGAAGCGCCTTCGCTACCGGCTGTTGGCGAGCGACCATATTAAGTTGCTGTATGCGGCGCCGGAACGGTTCTTTGTTCGAAATCTCAATGAGCAACAGCTGCTGCGGTCACTTCGGCCCGCGTTTTTGGTGATCGACGAAGCTCACTGCGTTGACCAGTGGGGCGTGGATTTTCGGCCGGAGTATGGCCGTCTCAAGGAGGTTCGCGAAGCGCTGGGGTCACCGCCGGTTTTGGCGTTCACGGCGACGGCTGGACAGGACATGCAAGAACGCATCCTGAAGTCGCTCGGTATCCCGGACGCGCAAGTATTCGTGCGCGGAGTTGACCGACCCAACATTGCGCTTTGTCGATGGAGCGTGGCAGTCGACGAACGTCCTGGAGTTATCGCGCAGCTTTGTCGCGTTCGTATGCCAAGTCGCGGTAAGGTGATGATTTTCGTACCAACCCGGAAGATTGGGGAGGCGCTACAAAAGCATCTTAGCGAACAGGGTTTAAGAACGCCGTTCTATCATTCGCAGCTCGGTGACGCCTGGAAGCGGGAGCAGCTCTTGAAGAGATTCTCCGGGGAAAGTCGGCCGGAGGTCGATCGAATCATCTGTACGAGCGCGTTCGGTATGGGCCTCGACATCAAAAACGTTCGCTTGGTCATCCATTGGCAGCATCCATCTTCCATTGAGGACTATCTTCAAGAATTCGGACGCGCCGGCCGAGATGGCAAAGCCTCTGTTGCAGTGCTGCTGCACGATCGGAGCAATACACGGCGCGGTATCGGTCTTTTGCAGTTTATGGCTGATCGGGCGGTGGGGAACGCCCAATTGTCCCCTGCCGAGGCCTTAGCCGCGTCAAACCACAAGGCCACTCAGATCGATCGAATGGCACGCCTAACGACGTGCCAGGGATGCTTCCGGGAGGCTCTTGTTGGATATTTCACGGGACCCAGGCGAGCTGTACGCAGGAGCTTTTCAACTTGGCTCCTAGAACTCGTGTTTGCGGATCGCGGAGTGCGGCAGCAGAGGGCAGATTGTTGCGATTCGTGCCAGCAGCGTCTCATCAGCCGCCAGGGGCCGCTCGCCTTCGTCAGCAAAGTGTTGTGCGACTAG
- a CDS encoding ATP-binding protein, whose product MKRQVGKLDAVPSKRLFLSIIADYDLNKSICELVDNGFDVWTRAGRKSAINIKLSLDEEQGTIRVEDDAGGLARDELRFIVGPGQSGSSSTDETIGIFGVGTKRAVVALAEDIKIRTRYGDGGTYQVEFDETWLNDDDWELPLFSVDAIPPRTTHVELQKLRVKISDDSLELLRNHLGATYAKYLTRPGVSLELNGTPVMPRFFDDWSFPPGYEPRHYTGKLETPKNRIVEVEVLAGLSSESSPTAGEYGVYFYCNDRLVAPAMKSFDVGFTRGQAGLPHPKIALTKVIVSLRGDAGEMPWNSSKSDVSTKHHVFVALHDWLVTVVADYARISRTWMGDWSDKVFAYNVGRIVDVPIADFITARRSFLPDAPKSRPRLAERMAAKNLRLVKRKPWVKGLYEGVVAATTVAKQPLEQANWFSFNLLDLTLTSALRAYLVNELDPGVDEKDLKLLLRRAPRVPADLKTSITLPDDVWVQIENMARRREALTYGRADPVITDTDLHEAEELVKVVLMKLYHIHLDA is encoded by the coding sequence ATGAAACGCCAGGTGGGAAAGCTGGATGCTGTACCGTCCAAGCGGCTCTTTCTTTCGATCATCGCCGACTATGATCTGAACAAGTCGATTTGCGAGCTGGTCGACAATGGTTTCGATGTCTGGACCCGAGCCGGCCGGAAAAGCGCTATCAATATCAAGCTAAGCCTCGACGAAGAGCAGGGTACAATCCGGGTAGAGGACGATGCCGGCGGTCTGGCTCGCGACGAGTTGCGCTTCATTGTTGGACCAGGTCAGTCCGGATCATCCTCGACGGACGAGACTATCGGCATCTTCGGGGTCGGAACAAAACGTGCAGTGGTGGCGCTCGCAGAAGACATCAAGATTCGAACGCGGTACGGCGACGGAGGGACGTACCAGGTAGAGTTTGATGAGACATGGCTCAACGATGACGACTGGGAGCTGCCGCTCTTTAGCGTCGACGCTATTCCACCACGCACAACCCACGTTGAGCTTCAGAAGCTGCGTGTGAAAATCTCCGATGATTCTCTTGAACTCCTTCGGAATCATCTCGGCGCGACCTACGCGAAGTATCTTACCCGCCCTGGGGTATCGCTTGAGCTTAATGGCACGCCGGTGATGCCGCGCTTCTTCGATGATTGGTCGTTCCCACCCGGTTACGAGCCGCGACACTATACGGGCAAGCTTGAAACTCCGAAGAACCGCATAGTTGAGGTCGAAGTCCTAGCTGGCCTCAGTAGCGAATCCAGCCCTACGGCCGGCGAGTACGGCGTCTATTTCTACTGCAACGACCGACTGGTGGCTCCCGCAATGAAGAGCTTCGATGTTGGGTTTACGCGCGGCCAAGCCGGCCTTCCGCACCCGAAGATTGCCCTAACAAAGGTAATTGTATCACTTCGTGGCGATGCCGGCGAAATGCCATGGAACAGCAGTAAGTCGGACGTCAGCACCAAACATCATGTCTTCGTTGCACTTCACGATTGGCTGGTTACAGTGGTGGCCGATTACGCCAGAATCTCGCGCACGTGGATGGGTGACTGGTCCGATAAGGTTTTCGCCTACAATGTTGGTAGGATCGTCGATGTGCCGATCGCCGACTTCATCACCGCGCGAAGGTCTTTCCTTCCTGATGCTCCGAAGTCGAGACCAAGGCTTGCAGAGCGCATGGCGGCCAAAAATCTTCGGTTGGTCAAGCGAAAGCCCTGGGTAAAGGGTCTCTACGAAGGGGTGGTCGCTGCAACGACGGTTGCTAAGCAGCCGCTAGAACAGGCGAACTGGTTTTCATTCAACCTGCTAGATCTGACTCTCACCTCGGCCTTGCGCGCATACTTGGTAAATGAATTAGACCCTGGCGTTGATGAGAAGGACCTAAAGTTGCTTTTGCGGCGCGCACCGCGGGTGCCGGCCGACCTAAAGACCTCTATCACTCTGCCAGACGACGTCTGGGTGCAGATCGAGAATATGGCCAGACGGCGCGAAGCTCTTACCTACGGACGTGCGGATCCTGTGATCACCGATACCGACCTCCATGAAGCTGAAGAGCTTGTCAAAGTGGTTCTGATGAAGCTCTACCATATTCATCTGGATGCGTAG